Proteins from a single region of Anastrepha ludens isolate Willacy chromosome 5, idAnaLude1.1, whole genome shotgun sequence:
- the LOC128864657 gene encoding uncharacterized protein LOC128864657, with product MNKEKYLDLVKDNLVQSADKMGIRDSFTFYQGNDLKHTSGIVKTWLIWNCPHVVPTPPQSLELNVIENFWSVLENKIGNHNISNASDLKRALQEEWDKISSDYTAKLVESMNSRLKAVLNQKGYPTMY from the coding sequence atgaataaagagaAGTATCTGGATCTGGTAAAAGATAATTTAGTACAAAGTGCGGATAAAATGGGAATTAGGGATTCGTTTACGTTCTATCAAGGCAATGATCTCAAGCATACGTCTGGTATTGTAAAAACTTGGCTTATCTGGAACTGCCCACATGTAGTACCGACACCTCCACAGAGTCTAGAGCTCAACGTTATTGAGAATTTTTGGTCAgtgctggaaaataaaataggaaaccacaatatttctaatgcttctGATCTGAAACGAGCACTACAGGAAGAATGGGATAAAATTAGTTCCGATTATACAGCAAAACTTGTAGAATCTATGAATTCCCGATTAAAAGCTGTTCTGAATCAAAAGGGATACCCCACTATGTATTAG